In the Alistipes provencensis genome, GGCCCGGCAGGAATACACCTGCAAGGCCGATGCGAACGCCACATGGGTGCTGGAGATTCCGGTGCCTGCGGCGCCTTCGGACGGAGCCCCGCAGTCGATTGTGATCTCCACGCCGCTCCAGCGGAACGTTTTGCGCGACCTGCTGATCGGCGAGGTGTGGGTCTTGGGCGGACAGTCCAACATGGCCTTTGCCATGAATCAGGTGCTCAACGCCGCTGCCGAGATCAGCGCGGCGAACTATCCGAGCATCCGCTTTTTCACCGTGCAGCCTTCGAACGAGGCCCGGCCGATCTTCGACTGGCGCGACATGCCCGAACCCTATGGCAAATGGTACTCCACGAGCCCTGCGACGGCCGGGGCCCAGAGTGCCGTGGGCTACTACTTCGGGCTGATGCTCCACCGGGAGTTGGGCGTGCCCGTCGGGCTGGTCAACACCTCCAACGGCGGTGCCTCGGCGCAGGCCTATACGCCGATCGAGGCCCTGAAGGCCGACAGCCGGCTGAAGACGACTTTCGTCGATCCCTACACGGCCGATCCCGATATGAACGTGTTGCTGCGTCCTGCCGAGCTCTACAACAGTATGGTCTATCCGCTGCTGCGGCTGTCGACCCGCGGCGTGGTGTGGTATCAGGGCGAGGGCAACTGGAACAACTACGATATCTATCCCCTGCTGATCAAAACGCTTATCAACGAATGGCGGCGCAATTTCGCCAACGAACGGATGCCGTTCTATTATGTGCAGATCGCTCCGTGGGGCTTCGATCAGAACACCGCCTCAAAGGATTGGTTCTACACCCAGAGCGAGGCTATCGGTTACGCCTATATGCGCGAGGCGCAGGCGCTGACCCGCGAGCAGGTTTCCAATTCGGGCATGGCCGTGACGATGGACGTAGGCGATCCCGATGACATCCACCCCACGAACAAACGCCCCGTCGGCGAACGTCTGGCGCGTCTGGCGCTCAACCAGACCTATGGCCGCAGCGATGTGGCGTGCCTCGGGCCGCGCTACAACAGTCTGAAGGTCGAGAACGGCGTGGTGAAGCTCCTCTTCGACAACGCCGAGGGGCTGAAGACCAACGACGGACAGGCCCCCAAGCATTTCTATGTGGCTGCCGCTGCCGGACGGAGCCATCGGTTCTATCCCGCCGCGGCCGAGATTCACGGCTCGGAGGTGTGGCTCACCTGCCCCGATGTGGTGACGGCTTCGACCACGGCCGCCGACGTGGCCGTGCGTTACGCTTTCCTGCTCTATCCGATGACCAACCTCGAAAACGGGGCCGGGCTCCCTGCCGAACCTTTCCGCACCGACCCTTGGTCCACGGACATCAGTTATGTCTATTAGCGGGTCCGGGACGAATATTTTTGAAAAAGATTACCGTTTTTTTATTCCGAATTTTATACCTTTGCACCACGAAAGAAAAAAACTGAAAAAACGATAATCGTATGGGAAGAGCCTTTGAGTATCGCAAAGCGCGAAAAATGAAGCGTTGGGGCCATATGGCCCGAGTCTTCACCAAGTTGGGGAAAGAGATCGAGATCGCCGTCAAAGCCGGAGGTCCCGATCCGTCGGCCAACACCCGCCTGCGCATTCTGATCCAGAACGCCAAGGCCGAGAACATGCCCAAGGAGAACGTCGAGCGTGCCATCAAGCGTGCCACCGAGAAGGACGCCGCCGACTACAAGGAGGTGATTTACGAGGGATATGGTCCCAACGGCATTGCATTCTTGGTCGAGACCGCCACGGACAATACCAACCGCACGGTAGCCAACGTGCGCATGTACTTCAACAAGTGCGGCGGCACGCTGGGCAACAGCGGCTCGGTGGGCTTCATGTTCGACCACAAGTGCGTCTTCAAGTTCAAAGCCGCCTCGGAGGTTGATCCCGAGGAGCTGGAGTTGGAGATGATCGACCTTGGTGTCGACGAGTTCTACCCCGAGGAGGACGGCATCACGGTCTACGCTCCCTATGAGTCTTTCGGCGCCATCCAGAAGTGGCTCGACGACAAGGGTTTCGAAATCGTCTCCGGAGAGTCGGTGCGCATCCCGACCGACGTGAAGGAGCTCGATGCCGAAGGCCGCGAATCGGTCGAGAAGCTGGTCGAGAAGCTCGAGGAGGACGACGATGTGGTGAACGTATATCACACCATGAAGGAGGCCGACGAAGAGTAGTTTTCGATTCTCACGGGCACCTTTCGCCCTGCCTTGTCCGGCCCGAACTGCGTTATGTCGAAATCTGCTCCGCGATAATCAAAAACCGGGTTCGTGTATCCCGCTTGGCAAAAAAGGCGTCAAGAAAGATGCGGACTAAAAGCGCGAGCGGAGGGGACGGTTTGCTTGCAAACCCGCGAATAGTCGCCCGGAGCCAGCGTTAGACCGCGTCTTTTAGGCTTTTTTGTCCGCGGGTCGGTTTTTGCGCCGCTTTTTGCCGATCAAAAAGCGGTATAATCTCAGCGTCGAAGGCGCGGGGAACAAGTCGTAGGGGCTATTCGAACCTTACGAATCGTTCGCTGCCGGTCAGGCAGAACGGACAGTAATAGTCGCGGTATTCCGCCGCATAGAGGTTGCCGCACTCCGGGCATACGAAGAACCGGCAGTTGTCCGGATGATGCCTTCCGATGCGCCGGCAATACTCCATCAGAGCGGCATTCCGCCGGTCCGAGGCGGCGGCCCGGGCCAGTATCCGCGCCGCATAGCGGTTGCCTTTTCGCATCGCGCGGTCGATCTCCGCGCCCTGCCGTTTGCCGAGGCTCCGGAGTTCGCAGGCGATGCTCCGTTCCAGATTGTCGTCGGTTGTGCCTCCGAAGAGGATGATCCGGGCCGGGGGCGTGTAGTTGCCGCCCAGATGTACGATGACCTCCGCGCAGTCGTGCTCCTGCAACCGCTCGGAGAAGGCCATGGCCCGGAACAGCCGTTCGGCATCCCGGCGGGATTCCCCGGCGGCGATTGCGGCGAAGTTGTCGTACTGCACCGACTTGACGTGCTTGCGGCGGCAGCAGGCGTCGAGGTCCGCGAGCGTCTCGCTCCACGGCGATGCCTGCGGCACGCGGGGTGTGCGCGTGGCCGCGCAGTACAGCCAGACGAGGATGCCGGCCGATGCCGCGAACAGCAGGAGTATCAGGACCAAACGCAGTTTCATGGTGTCGTACGATTGAGGGAGAACACGGATCGGGAGGTGCATTTTTTATGCCAACGGAGGGCCTTTTCATCCGCCGCCGGGGGATTTTTCGCCCGGAGGCTTTGGATTTCGGATTTCAAACCCTATATTTGTGAGCCGCCGCGGAAACCAGATGCGGGGCGGGTGAAACGTATGAAACGGGGACTGAGATTCTGTGTCATTGCGGCGCTGGCTTTCCTGATGGCCGGCTGCGGCAGTAAAGATAAAAAGGAAGATACCACCAATTACGATGGCTGGATGCTCTCGCGCTGGAACGGCGGTACGGAGCTCTCCGGCAAGGTTTACTTGCAGCTCAACGCCGACAGGACCTTCTCGCTTTACCAGAGCATCGACGTGCCCGGATACCGGAAGCTGACGGGCACTTATACCATCGAAGGAGGAGTCCTTTCGGGGATTTATTCCGATGATATGCCGTGGGAAAGCAGCTATGTGATCGAGAAGCGGACGAAGACCGAGCTGCAGTTGCGCTCGGAAACGGATGTCGTTTCAATCTATACCGCCGTTGAGGTCCCCGCCTATGTGAAGGACGGCGTCGTGGCCTCCGGCGTGCGCTCGTCGGGAGCGGAAAAGCCGTTCCTCTGATAACCGGCTCCGGAAAAATGAAAAGCGGATTCTCTCACGAGAGAATCCGCTTTTTTCGTAATGCCGGCGGGTTACAGCCGGGCCTTGATGGCTTTCGAAGCCTCCTCGTAGCCGGGCTTGTCCAGCAGGGCGAACATGTTCTTCTTGTACGCCTCGACACCGGGCTGGTCGAAGGGATTCACGCCCAGAATATAGCCGCTGATGCCGCACGCCTTCTCGAAGAAGTAGAGCAGGCCGCCGATCGTCCGGGCCGAGATTTCGGGAATTTCGATGCGGATGTTCGGAACCCCGCCGTCGATGTGAGCCAGTTGCACGCCCAGTTCGGCCATGCGGTTGACCTCCGAAATGCGCTTTCCGGCAAGGAAGTTCAGTCCGTCGAGATTTTCCTTGTCGGCTTCGATAACGACCTTGGCTGCGGGTTTGGCTACCGAGATGATCGTCTCGAAGAGCGTGCGCTCGCCGTCCTGAATGTACTGGCCCATCGAGTGCAGATCGGCCGTCAGCGTGACGCTCGCCGGGAAGATGCCCTTGCCCTGTTTGCCCTCGCTCTCGCCGTAGAGCTGCTTCCACCACTCGTTGACATACTGCAATTTAGGCTCGTATGAACCCAGAATCTCGATCTTCTTGCCTCCCTCGTAAAGCAGGTTGCGCACGGCGGCGTAGATGGCTGCGGGATTCTCCTTGAAAGGCACGCCTTCGGCCGTGGCCTTCTCCATCTCCTGCGCGCCGTGTACGAGCGCCGCGATGTCCACTCCGGCGGCAGCCAGCGGCAGCAGCCCCACGGGGGTCAGCACCGAGAAACGTCCGCCCACGTCGTCGGGAATGACGAACGTCGGATAGCCCTCCTGCGTGGCGAGGGTCTTGAGTGCCCCGCGCGCCTTGTCGGTGATGGCCACGATGCGCTCTGCCGCCTCCTTCTTGCCGTAGCGCTTCTCGATCTCGGCTTTGATCAGGCGGAAGGCGATGGCCGGTTCGGTCGTCGTGCCCGACTTGGAAATCACGATGGCGGCGATCGAGTGCTCCTTCACGGCGTCGAGCAGTTCAGCGGTGTAATCCTCCGAGATGTTCTGTCCGGCGAAGAGAACCGTAGGGAATTTCTGCTCCTTGTGCAGGAGTTTGAACGGATCGGCCATGGCTTCGAGTACGGCCTTGGCGCCGAGGTACGAGCCGCCGATGCCGATGCAGATCACCACGTCGGCCTTGGCGCGCAGCTTCGCGGCCTGCTCTTCGATGGCCTTGATCTCGGCCTCCGAGATCGACGAGGGGAGCTTCACCCAACCCAGAAAGTCGTTTCCGGCGCCTTTGCCCGAGTGCAGCAGGGCGTTGGCGGCCTGTGCCTTGGCCTCGATGTCGGCCGTGAGGGCGACACCCGCTTTGGCAATGTCTAATTTCAGTGTTTCCATATCTTTGTCAGATTAATTTGGTAGTCAGTTCCTGCATGCATCGGCGGGCCGAGGCGCCCTCGTAGAGCACGCGGTAAACCATCCCGGCGATGGGCATGTCGACCTTGTGGCGGGCGTTGATGTGGCGGATGCAGTCGGCGGCGAAATAGCCTTCGGCGACCATCGTCATCTCGTTCAGGGCGCTTTTCACCGTGCAGCCGTGGCCGATCAGCAGACCCAGCCGCCGGTTGCGGCTGTAGACCGAGTAGCAGGTCACCAGCAGATCGCCCAGATAGGCCGAAACCTGCGTGTCGCGCCTGTCGGGATAGCTCTCTTCGAGGAAGCGGGTCATCTCGCCCGCCGAGTTGGCGATCAGCACCGCCAGAAAATTATCGCCGTAGCCCAGTCCGACGGCCAGCCCGACGGCCAAGGCGTAGATGTTCTTCAGGATGGCGCCGTACTCGATGCCGTAGAGGTCCGTGGAGTAGCTGAGGCGGATGTTCCCGCCGGCGAACTTCTCGCCGATGCGCTGCGCGTTTTCGGGATCGGTGCAGACGATGGTCAGGTAGGAGAGTTTCCCGCGCGAGACCTCCTCGGCGTGCGAGGGGCCGGTGACGAGCCCGATCTGCCTGTACGACAATTCGTAATGGTCGTGGATGTACTCCACGACGGTCTGGTAGTCGCCCGGGACGATGCCCTTGATGGCCGAGACGATGAATTTGTCGCGGAGCGGGACGGTCAGCGGGGCGAGGAAATTCTTGAGGTAGGCCGACGGAGTGGCCAGTATCACGATGTCGGCGTCGCACACCACGGCGTCGAGGTCGTCCGAAGGGGCTATGCAGTCGCGGTCGAACTCCATGTCGCTCAGGTAGCGGGGGTTGCGGCCTTCGGTGCGCAGCGATTCGAGCACCTCGGGATTGCGGACATACCATCCGACGCGCTGTCCGTTCGCCGTGAGCAGGCCGACGATGGCCGTCGCCCAACTGCCGTAGCCGATGACCGCGCAGCGGGCGCCGGTTCCGATTTTGTATTCCATGCGGAGTTTCAGTTTTTCGACTACAAATGTAAATAAAAAAAATTAGAATAAAATACAAAAATTTCCGGGGCTTTTTAGTACCTTTGTCCGGATGCGTGGCCGCCCCGGCGACGGGGTGGTGAGGTATCCGCGTATTTAGCTGAAATTAAAGTATTTTACGAAATAATTGGGTGTTGTAGCCTTATGGGAATTTTTTCACTGACACAGGAGCTGGCCATCGACCTCGGTACGGCCAACACGCTGATAATTTATAACGGCAAGGTCGTCGTGGACGAACCGTCGATCGTCGCGCTGGACGTTCATACGGGTAAACTGGTCGCCATCGGCCAGCAGGCGCGGCAGATGCACGAGAAGACCAATCCGAACATCAAGACGATCCGTCCGCTGAAGGACGGCGTGATCGCCGACTTCAACGCCACGGAGCTGATGCTGCGGGGCATGATCAAGAAAGTCAAGACCTCGGGCAGCCTCTTCGCCCCGTCGCTGCGGATGGTGATCTGCATTCCCTCGGGTTCGACCAACGTCGAAATCCGCGCCGTGCGCGACTCGGCCGAGCACGCCGGGGGCCGCGAGGTCTACATGATCTACGAACCGATGGCCGCGGCGCTCGGAGCCGGACTCGACGTCGAGGCGCCCGAAGGCAACATGGTCATCGACATCGGCGGCGGCACGTCGGAGATCGCCTGCATCTCGCTGGGCGGCATCGTCTGCTCGGAGTCGATCAACACGGCGGGCGACGTCTTCACCAACGACATCCAGAGCTATGTCCGCCAGCAGCACAACATCCGCATCGGCGAACGCACGGCCGAGGCGATCAAATGTTCGATCGGCGCCGCCGTTTCGGATCTGGAGCAGGAACCCGAGGACTTCGTGGTGACGGGCCCCAACATGCTGACGGCCCTGCCGCAGACCGTGTCGCTGTCGTACAGCGAGATCGCCTATGCGCTGGAGAAATCGCTCACGAAGATCGACGCCGCGCTGATGAAGGTGCTGGAGTCCATGCCGCCCGAGCTGTATGCCGACATCGTGAAGAACGGCATCTATCTGGCCGGCGGCGGTGCGCTGATCAAGGGTCTCGACCGGCGTCTGAACGAGAAGACCGGCATTCCGTTCCACATCGCCGAGGACCCGCTGCGGGCCATTGCGCGCGGGACGGGCATTGCATTGAAGAATATCAATCGGTTCTCGTTCTTAATGAAATAGCTTTCGTTTTATGGGGCATATTTCACATCTCCTCACCGGCCGGGACAGTCACATACGTCTGTATGCTCCTGCCCCGTCCGATTTCGGTCGATGCAAAATCTGCTCCCCTAAAGCCGAAACCCGGAATTGCCGGGTAGGAAAGCTGATGGATTTTGAGTAAAACGATTGCGGGCCTTGGTCCGCAATCTTAAATTAAAGAACTGCTTTGCGCAAACTGTTCGAGTTCATCCGCAGCGTTTACGTCGTGGTGCTGTTCGTGGTGCTGGAGGCCGTGGCCGTCAGCTACTACGCCCGTTCCACCTACTACACTCAGGCGCGGCTGCTCTCACGTTCCAACCAAGTGGTCGGCGGCGTGCACGGGCTCTTTGCGGGTATCGGTCACTACTTCACGCTGGGGCGCGAGAACCGGATGCTGCTCACGCGTGTCACGCAGCTCGAGGAGCGGCTGGCCCAGTACGAGGAGGCCGCCACCGCCGAACGGCTGGACAGCTACATGCAGGATATCGGCGAGTCGAAATACCGTTTCGCCACCGCCTCGGTCGTGGCCAACACGGTCAACCGGGCGCAGAACCTCATCACGGTCAACCGCGGGCACCGCGACGGCGTTGTGGAGGAGATGGCCGTGCTGTCGCCCGACGGTGCGATGGCGGGCTATATCGTCGCCTGCACGGAGCGCTACTCGGTGGCGATGTCGGTGCTCAACACCTCGTTCCGCGCCAGCGGCAAGCTCGCGGACTCCGAATATTACGGCTCGATCTACTGGGACGGCCTCGATCAGAACGTCGTGATCCTCGGCGAACTTTCGAAATACGCCGATCCGCAGCCCGGGCAGGAGGTCGTGACGACGGGATTTTCCCAGTTTTTCCCCGCCGACGTGCTGATCGGCTGGGTCGAGAGCGCTTCGCTCAACGAGACCCGCACGGCCTATACGGTCCGGGTGCGGCTCGCGGCCGAGATGTCGCGGCTGGGCGAGGTGGTGCTGGTCGGCAACCGCGACCTCTTCGAAATCCGCGACCTCCAGCAGAGCGAACAAGTCGAACAACATACCCGACTCTGACAAATGCATCGCACACTCCCATATCTCGGACTTTTCGCGGCGGCGGTCCTGCTGCAGGTTTTCCTGTTCGACAACCTGTCGATCAGCATCTACCTCAATCCGCTCGTCTACATCGTCTTCATCGCCCTGCTGCCGCTCGACACGCTGCCGGTGGCGGTGCTCGGCGCCGGTCTGGCGCTGGGCGTCACGATGGACTGCGTGATGGGCGCCGCCGGGATCAATACCATCGCCACGCTGCTGATCGCCTTCCTGCGGCCGACGCTTATCGGAATGCTCTACGGCAGCGAGAACGCCCGGGAAGGAGGCATTCCCTCCTCGGCACGTTTCGGTGAACGCCTTTTCGTCGGCTACCTCGTGGCGCTGACGCTCATCCACCACGCCGTCTTCTTTTCGCTCGAAGCCCTCTCGTGGACTCATGTGCTGCATACGCTGCTGCGCATCGTCGTCAGCTCGGCGGTGTCGGTGGGTTTCATCTGGATCATCGCCCGTATCTTTACGGCCAAACTCCCCGTGCGCGTATGAGTCGTTCAGAGGGTTTTGCCCGGATGCGGACCCTGCAGGTCGTCGTGCTGCTGGTCTTTGCGCTGATCGTCGGGCGGCTGGCCTACATCCAGTTGATCGACTCGCGTTATGACGACCTTGCGCGGGCCAACGTGCTGCGGCATGTGGTCCAGTACCCGCCGCGGGGCGAGGTCTTCGACCGCAACGGCGAATATCTGGTCCAGAGCCGCGAATGTTACGATTTGATGGTCATTTCGAGCGAGATCGACAAGCGGGGCTTCGACACGGCCCGGCTGTGCGAGGTGCTGAGCCTCCCGCGGGTGAAGCTCGATCGGGAACTGGCCAATGCGCGGATGCGTCCGCGGGCGCCGCGCCTCGTGATGAGCTACATTTCCAAGGAGGACAAACTGCGTTTCGACGAGTGCAACTTCCGGGGCTTCTATGCCGTCTACCGGACCGTGCGCCAATACCCCCGCGAGGTGGGCGGCAACCTGCTGGGCTATGTCAGCGAGGTGAACGGCGACTACCTGAAACGCCATCCGGACTACAAGATCGGCGACTATGTGGGCATGGGCGGCGTCGAGTCGGCCTACGAGCCGGAGCTCCGGGGCCGCAAAGGTGTCAAGATTCAGGAGATCGACACCCACGGGGCCATCAAGGGCTCCTACATGAACGGCCGTTACGACTCGCTGCCCGACCCGGGCCGCTACCTCGTGAGCACCATCGACGCCCGCTTGCAACTGCTGGGCGAGGAGCTGATGCGCGGCAAGGTGGGGGCTGCGGTGGCTATCGAGCCTTCGACGGGCGAAATCCTGATGATGGTCTCCTCGCCGACCTACGATCCCGACCGGCTGGTGGGCCGCGAACGCGGCAACAACTATATGGAGATGCTCCGCAACAAACGCCAGCCGCTGTTCAACCGGGCGGTGCGGGCAGCTTATCCGCCGGGTTCGACCTTCAAGCTGGTGCAGGGGTTGATCGGCTTGCAGGAGGGGGTGCTGCGGCCTTCCGACCTCCACTCCTGCCACATGGGTTATCAGGCCGGACGCCTGAAGATGGCCTGCCATGCCCACGCTTCGCCGCTGGACCTGCGCTTTGCGGTGGCCACCTCGTGCAACGCCTATTTTTGTTATGTCTTCCGCGACATCCTCGACAACCCCAAATACGGGAGCGTGAAGGAGGGCTACGACGTCTGGAAATCCTATGTCGAGAGCTTCGGCTTCGGCCGCAAGCTGGGTTCGGACTTCCTCGACGAGCGCAACGGCTATGTCCCCGACCGGGCTTTCTACGACCGTCAGTACCGGGGTTCGTGGAACTCGCTCACGGTGCTGTCGCTCTCGATCGGGCAGGATGCGCTGGGCTGCACGCCGTTGCAGTTGGCCAACCTCGCGGCCATCGTCGCCAACCGCGGTTACTACTACATTCCGCACATCGTGAAAAAGATCGAAGGGCGCGATTCGCTCGACGCCCGGTTCTACGAGCGGCATTATACGAAAGTCGATCCGAAGCACTTCGAGCCGATCGTCGAGGGCATGTGGCGGGGCGTGAATGTCGGGGGCACCTCGACGTTGGCGCGGCTCGACGGATGGGACGTCTGCGGCAAGACCGGCACGGCCGAGAATCCGCGCGGCCGCGACCACTCGACCTTCCTGTCGTTCGCCCCGAAGGACAACCCGAAGATCGCCATCTCGGTCTACGTCGAGAACGGCGGTTTCGGCGCTTCGGCGGCGCTTCCGATCGCCAGCCTGCTGGAGGAGTATTACCTGACGGACACGATCCGCCGTCCGGCCATGCTGGAATATGTCAAGAACATGAACATCTATTACCCTGCTTATGACAAGTAACCGGCATAGCGGCATCTTCTACGGAGTGGACGGCTGGACAGTCCTGCTGTATGTGCTGATCGTGCTGGCAGGGTGGCTGTCGATCACCTCGGCTTCGTACGACGAGGGTTCGGCCGACCTTTTCTCCTTCTCGCATTTCTACATGAAGCAGTTGCTGTGGATCGGCGTGGCATGGGTCACGGCGCTCGTCGTGCTGCTGCTCGACGAGCGGTTCTACCATATGTTCGCCTATCCGGCCTATCTGGGAGGTCTCGCGCTGCTGCTGGCCGCGCTGCTGTTCGGCCGCGAGGTCAACGGTGCCAAGGCGTGGTTTGAGTTCGGCTCGTTCCGCGTGCAGCCCGTGGAGTTCGCCAAGATCGCCACGGCTCTGGCGCTGGCCCGCGTGATGAGCGAATATTCGTTCTCGATCAACCGCGCCGGGGATCTTTTTAGAGTAGGCATGGTGATCTGCATTCCGCTGCTGATCATCATCCTGCAAAACGATACCGGGTCGGGCATCGTGCTGGGGTCGTTCCTCTTCGTGCTCTACCGCGAGGGACTGAACAAATGGCTCTGCATTCCGGTCCTGCTGATCGCCGCGCTGTTCATCGTCTCGTTCCTGCTCTCGCCGATGACGCTCCTCGTCTCGCTGATCCTGGTCTGCACCCTCTCGGAGGCGATGATGAACGGGTTGTGGCGCTCGCGGATCGTCTTTCTGGCCGTGCTGGCGCTGGCGAGCATCCTGCTGTGCCTCGTGATGTCGCTCATCGCTCCGGGGGTGCTGGACATTTACCACTCGCTGCTGATCGTGACGATCCTCTCGCTGGGATTCGTGGCGGCCTACGCCTACCGGTCGAACCTGCGTAACATCTACATTACGCTGGGACTGTTCATCGGTTCGATGGTCTTCCTGCCCACCACCGACTACATTTTCAATTCGATCCTCAAACAGCACCAGCGGGACCGCATCCTGAGTTTTCTGGGCATCATCAGCGACCCCTTGGGCACCGATTACAACGTCAATCAGGCCAAGATCGCCATCGGCTCGGGCAACTTCTGGGGCAAGGGCTTTCTGGAGGGTACCCAGATCAAATACGGGTTCGTGCCCGAACGGCATACCGACTTCATCTTCTGCACCGTGGGCGAAGAGTGGGGTTTTCTGGGAGCTATTGTGGTGCTGTCGCTGCTGTGCATCCTCATCCTGCGCCTGATGCGCATGGGCGAGCGGCAGCAGGAGCCTTTCGGGCGCATCTACTGCTACTGCGTGGCGGCGATCCTGCTGTTCCATGTGCTGGTCAACGTGGGCATGACCATCGGCCTGATGCCCGTCATGGGCATTCCGCTGCCCTTCATGAGCTACGGAGGTTCGTCGCTCATCGCCTTCACCATCCTGTTGTTCATCGCCGTGCGGCTCGATGCCTCGACGCGGCAGTTCTCCCTGACCAAATTTTGACAATGCTATGATACCCTTCGATCCCCGGGGACTCTCCCCGCAGGAAGTCGCCGAAAGCCGGCGTCAGCACGGCGACAATGTCATCACCCCTCCGAAAGACGATTCGGTGTGGCGGCTGCTGCTCGAAAAATTCCGTGATCCGATCATCCGCATCCTGCTGCTGGCCGCCGTGCTGTCGCTGGCCATCGGCTT is a window encoding:
- a CDS encoding peptidoglycan D,D-transpeptidase FtsI family protein translates to MSRSEGFARMRTLQVVVLLVFALIVGRLAYIQLIDSRYDDLARANVLRHVVQYPPRGEVFDRNGEYLVQSRECYDLMVISSEIDKRGFDTARLCEVLSLPRVKLDRELANARMRPRAPRLVMSYISKEDKLRFDECNFRGFYAVYRTVRQYPREVGGNLLGYVSEVNGDYLKRHPDYKIGDYVGMGGVESAYEPELRGRKGVKIQEIDTHGAIKGSYMNGRYDSLPDPGRYLVSTIDARLQLLGEELMRGKVGAAVAIEPSTGEILMMVSSPTYDPDRLVGRERGNNYMEMLRNKRQPLFNRAVRAAYPPGSTFKLVQGLIGLQEGVLRPSDLHSCHMGYQAGRLKMACHAHASPLDLRFAVATSCNAYFCYVFRDILDNPKYGSVKEGYDVWKSYVESFGFGRKLGSDFLDERNGYVPDRAFYDRQYRGSWNSLTVLSLSIGQDALGCTPLQLANLAAIVANRGYYYIPHIVKKIEGRDSLDARFYERHYTKVDPKHFEPIVEGMWRGVNVGGTSTLARLDGWDVCGKTGTAENPRGRDHSTFLSFAPKDNPKIAISVYVENGGFGASAALPIASLLEEYYLTDTIRRPAMLEYVKNMNIYYPAYDK
- the rodA gene encoding rod shape-determining protein RodA yields the protein MTSNRHSGIFYGVDGWTVLLYVLIVLAGWLSITSASYDEGSADLFSFSHFYMKQLLWIGVAWVTALVVLLLDERFYHMFAYPAYLGGLALLLAALLFGREVNGAKAWFEFGSFRVQPVEFAKIATALALARVMSEYSFSINRAGDLFRVGMVICIPLLIIILQNDTGSGIVLGSFLFVLYREGLNKWLCIPVLLIAALFIVSFLLSPMTLLVSLILVCTLSEAMMNGLWRSRIVFLAVLALASILLCLVMSLIAPGVLDIYHSLLIVTILSLGFVAAYAYRSNLRNIYITLGLFIGSMVFLPTTDYIFNSILKQHQRDRILSFLGIISDPLGTDYNVNQAKIAIGSGNFWGKGFLEGTQIKYGFVPERHTDFIFCTVGEEWGFLGAIVVLSLLCILILRLMRMGERQQEPFGRIYCYCVAAILLFHVLVNVGMTIGLMPVMGIPLPFMSYGGSSLIAFTILLFIAVRLDASTRQFSLTKF